Proteins encoded in a region of the Ralstonia pseudosolanacearum genome:
- a CDS encoding GspE/PulE family protein, with translation METNCATPDSRGTLYRDALLELGERYGSGIRALEALPAHVDADADTVLALLAQAFRMTPIGIREMHGLEPDFSVMPFVEATARLCMGFRDGAGLLFVIADPLDARIRGCIDQRMRARPTVPYRWSLATVGDLNAYLAAREKDVRAMDTLAMDGAVRGASETAALALTLQGISHDDSPIVRLLNSTIYDALKLQASDIHLECRAGGLTIKYRIDGVLNVVSRMEGRELADQVLSRLKVISELDIAERRVPQDGRFKAQYAARDIDFRVSIMPNQFGEDAVLRILDRYQLSQAAGGLTLEALGFQAGDMSFMRTVAAMPYGMLLVTGPTGSGKTTTLYAILTEINDGLEKIVTIEDPVEYQLGDILQIPVNEAKGLTFARGLRSILRHDPDKIMVGEIRDSETAQIAVQAALTGHQVFTTVHANNVFDVIGRFTNMGVDSYSFVSALNGVIAQRLLRRCCPDCATQERYAPELLARAGIEPDAAQGFHFRRGIGCAACRGTGYRGRRAIAEALRMNDELRQLLSERAPIGQIKQAAMRSGMTTLRTAAVKLVAAGETTLEEINRVTLVD, from the coding sequence ATGGAAACGAACTGCGCAACCCCCGACTCGCGCGGCACCCTGTACCGCGATGCCTTGCTCGAACTCGGCGAGCGCTACGGCTCGGGCATCCGGGCGCTGGAGGCACTGCCGGCGCATGTCGACGCCGACGCCGATACGGTGCTGGCGCTGCTCGCGCAGGCGTTCCGGATGACGCCCATCGGCATCCGCGAGATGCATGGGCTTGAGCCGGATTTCAGCGTGATGCCGTTCGTCGAGGCCACCGCGCGGCTGTGCATGGGCTTCCGTGACGGCGCGGGCCTGCTGTTCGTGATCGCGGATCCGCTCGACGCCCGCATCCGCGGCTGCATCGACCAGCGCATGCGCGCGCGCCCCACCGTGCCGTACCGGTGGTCGCTCGCGACCGTCGGCGATCTGAATGCCTATCTTGCCGCCCGCGAAAAGGATGTGCGGGCGATGGACACGCTCGCAATGGACGGCGCCGTGCGGGGCGCCAGCGAGACGGCCGCGCTGGCCCTGACGCTGCAAGGCATCAGCCATGACGACAGCCCGATCGTCCGGCTGCTCAATTCCACCATTTACGACGCGCTGAAACTGCAGGCGAGCGACATTCACCTGGAGTGCCGCGCCGGCGGACTGACCATCAAGTATCGGATCGACGGCGTCCTGAATGTCGTCAGCCGGATGGAGGGGCGTGAGCTTGCCGATCAGGTGCTGTCCCGCCTGAAAGTGATTTCCGAGCTCGACATCGCCGAGCGGCGGGTGCCGCAGGACGGGCGCTTCAAGGCGCAATACGCGGCGCGCGACATCGATTTTCGCGTGTCGATCATGCCCAACCAGTTCGGCGAGGATGCGGTATTGCGGATCCTGGACCGGTACCAGCTCTCGCAGGCCGCCGGCGGGCTCACGCTCGAAGCGCTCGGGTTCCAGGCGGGCGACATGTCGTTCATGCGCACGGTCGCGGCCATGCCCTACGGGATGCTGCTGGTGACCGGCCCGACCGGCAGCGGCAAGACGACCACGCTGTACGCCATCCTTACCGAGATCAACGACGGCCTCGAGAAGATCGTCACGATCGAGGACCCGGTCGAGTACCAGCTGGGCGACATCCTGCAGATTCCCGTCAACGAAGCGAAGGGGCTGACGTTCGCGCGCGGCTTGCGGTCGATCCTGCGGCACGATCCGGACAAGATCATGGTCGGCGAGATTCGCGACAGCGAGACCGCGCAGATCGCGGTGCAGGCCGCGCTGACCGGCCACCAAGTCTTTACGACCGTGCACGCGAACAACGTGTTCGACGTGATCGGGCGCTTCACCAACATGGGGGTCGATTCGTACAGCTTTGTGTCGGCGCTGAACGGCGTGATCGCGCAGCGCCTGCTGCGCCGTTGCTGCCCGGACTGCGCGACGCAGGAGCGGTATGCGCCGGAGCTGCTCGCGCGCGCCGGCATCGAGCCCGATGCGGCGCAGGGTTTCCACTTTCGGCGCGGCATCGGCTGCGCGGCGTGCCGCGGCACCGGCTATCGCGGCCGCCGTGCCATCGCGGAGGCGCTGCGCATGAATGATGAACTGCGGCAACTGCTGTCCGAGCGCGCGCCGATCGGGCAGATCAAGCAGGCGGCGATGCGCAGCGGCATGACCACGCTGCGCACCGCGGCGGTCAAGCTGGTTGCCGCGGGCGAAACCACGCTTGAGGAGATCAACCGTGTCACGCTTGTCGACTGA
- a CDS encoding type II secretion system F family protein: MKYLLRVFDSGGLVQTVCIEGDTPAGATAAARARGWKVIAVRAGGARGRHRIRGTVLGGTAFDVELFARELAALLDAGVSVIDALRTLGSNERREASAAVYRDLLRRLEEGHALSAALELADNVFPPVLVACVKASEQTGGLAASLKRYSQNSATLQALRARVVSASIYPAVLLAVGASVAVFLLAFVVPRFAGLLEHSGRELPMLSQWLMAWGAMVHAHGQGLAVGFALCLLAGVGALRRQATRNWATDRLLSLPGVGEHFRVYRQAQFFRTSAMLVDGGIPAVQAFDLACGLVSRADRAALASAMERIRNGGRMSDAFLDSRLADPITYRLLTVAEKTGGLGPVLDKIAAFQEAHVSRAIDLTSRLVEPAMMIVIGVVIGGIVVLMYLPIFQLASSVQ, from the coding sequence GTGAAGTACTTGCTGCGAGTCTTCGATTCCGGTGGCCTGGTGCAGACGGTCTGCATCGAAGGCGACACGCCGGCCGGCGCGACCGCGGCAGCGCGCGCACGGGGCTGGAAGGTGATCGCGGTCCGGGCCGGCGGCGCGCGCGGTCGGCACCGCATCCGCGGCACGGTGCTGGGCGGGACGGCATTCGACGTTGAACTGTTCGCGCGCGAGCTCGCGGCGCTGCTCGACGCGGGCGTGAGCGTCATCGATGCGCTGCGCACGCTCGGCAGCAACGAACGCCGGGAGGCCTCGGCGGCGGTCTATCGCGATCTGCTGCGGCGCCTGGAGGAAGGCCATGCGCTGTCGGCGGCCCTGGAGCTGGCGGACAACGTCTTCCCGCCCGTGCTGGTGGCCTGCGTCAAGGCCAGCGAGCAGACCGGCGGCCTTGCCGCGAGCCTGAAGCGCTATTCGCAGAACAGCGCGACGCTGCAGGCCTTGCGTGCCCGCGTGGTGTCGGCTTCGATCTATCCCGCCGTGCTGCTTGCCGTGGGGGCTTCGGTGGCGGTGTTCCTGCTCGCGTTCGTGGTGCCCCGCTTCGCCGGGCTGCTGGAGCACAGCGGGCGCGAGCTGCCGATGCTGTCTCAATGGCTGATGGCCTGGGGCGCGATGGTGCATGCGCATGGCCAGGGCCTCGCCGTCGGGTTCGCCCTCTGCCTGCTGGCCGGCGTCGGCGCGTTGCGCCGCCAGGCGACGCGCAACTGGGCCACCGATCGGCTGCTCTCCCTGCCGGGTGTCGGCGAGCATTTCCGCGTCTACCGGCAGGCACAGTTCTTCCGCACCTCGGCCATGCTGGTCGATGGCGGCATCCCGGCCGTGCAGGCGTTCGACCTGGCGTGCGGACTGGTCAGCCGCGCGGATCGCGCCGCGCTGGCGTCGGCCATGGAGCGCATTCGCAATGGCGGCCGGATGTCCGATGCGTTTCTCGACAGCCGGCTGGCCGACCCGATCACCTACCGGCTGCTGACGGTGGCCGAGAAGACGGGTGGGCTGGGGCCGGTGCTCGACAAGATCGCCGCGTTTCAGGAGGCGCACGTCTCCCGCGCGATCGACCTGACGTCACGGCTGGTCGAGCCCGCCATGATGATCGTGATCGGCGTGGTGATCGGCGGCATCGTTGTGCTGATGTACCTGCCGATCTTTCAACTGGCGTCGAGCGTCCAGTAG
- the gspG gene encoding type II secretion system major pseudopilin GspG: MIGVLRCPPDAGGSVFARRSARRDGGFTLLELLVVMVIIGLLAGLVAPQYFDQIGKSNIKIAKAQIESLGKALDQYRLDVGAYPSTEEGLDSLNARPQSQPRWSGPYLKKAVPLDPWDRPYVYRSPGEHGEYDLYSLGKSGQPGGTGENVAVTSW, translated from the coding sequence ATGATCGGGGTCTTGCGTTGCCCACCGGATGCCGGCGGCAGTGTCTTCGCACGTCGAAGCGCGCGCCGGGACGGGGGTTTTACGCTCCTGGAGCTCCTGGTCGTGATGGTCATCATCGGGTTGCTGGCGGGGCTGGTGGCGCCGCAGTACTTCGATCAGATCGGCAAGTCCAACATCAAGATCGCGAAGGCGCAGATCGAGTCGCTCGGCAAGGCGCTTGATCAGTACCGCCTCGACGTTGGCGCGTACCCGAGCACGGAGGAAGGCCTGGACTCGCTCAACGCGCGGCCGCAGAGCCAGCCGCGGTGGAGCGGCCCCTATCTGAAGAAGGCGGTGCCGCTCGACCCGTGGGATCGCCCGTACGTCTACCGGTCGCCCGGCGAGCACGGCGAATACGACCTGTACTCGCTGGGCAAGAGCGGGCAGCCCGGCGGCACCGGCGAGAACGTGGCGGTCACATCGTGGTGA
- a CDS encoding sensor histidine kinase: protein MKTSSQRDGRHLHLTWRDVIDAVRKLTATVQPNEQNFDAASDVRGAAFCILSPDGHFVSANDSTGAIFGYSGNELIGHSLVDMAANGGRQDIIDGLSRCASGTFHSFHAQLSMRGGRHASVLLHQHPIFDSDGCIGALLTIFEEPSASEPAAPDADASPPSAEPDAKRQYAFLMIGQERERKRISAELHDGLGQALTLVKLTVEDALIHIHRNNITEAAELLNTAVLRIRESIGDLRRICSELRPALLDRLGLAASLDALCKRVEQEAGHLAVRFESGVEDEEVPDNLKADIFRITQEAMNNAIRHGAATEIRLSLRRIESGILLTIQDNGIGFDTQPLFADPVSQSGLGLIGMQQRVELNGGSFFIQSSVGDGTLVSALWRA from the coding sequence ATGAAAACATCTTCGCAGCGCGACGGCCGGCACCTGCACCTGACATGGCGTGACGTCATCGATGCGGTCCGCAAGCTGACCGCAACCGTTCAGCCCAACGAACAGAACTTCGATGCCGCGTCCGATGTCCGCGGCGCGGCGTTCTGCATCCTGTCTCCCGACGGACATTTCGTTTCCGCGAACGACAGCACCGGCGCCATCTTCGGATACTCGGGCAACGAACTGATCGGCCATTCCCTGGTGGACATGGCGGCGAACGGCGGGCGGCAGGACATCATCGATGGCCTGTCGCGCTGTGCTTCCGGGACGTTCCATTCGTTTCATGCGCAGCTGTCCATGCGCGGCGGCCGCCACGCCTCGGTGCTGCTGCACCAGCATCCGATCTTCGATAGCGACGGCTGCATCGGCGCATTGCTGACCATCTTCGAAGAGCCGTCCGCAAGCGAACCCGCCGCGCCGGACGCCGACGCCAGCCCGCCATCGGCCGAACCGGATGCCAAGCGTCAATATGCCTTTCTGATGATCGGCCAGGAACGGGAGCGCAAGCGGATCTCGGCCGAGCTGCACGACGGGCTGGGCCAGGCGCTGACGCTCGTCAAGCTGACCGTCGAGGATGCCCTGATCCATATCCATCGCAACAACATCACCGAGGCCGCCGAGCTGCTCAATACCGCCGTGCTGCGCATCCGCGAATCGATCGGCGACCTGCGCCGCATCTGCAGCGAACTGCGCCCCGCCCTGCTCGATCGCCTCGGCCTGGCCGCTTCGCTCGACGCCCTGTGCAAACGGGTCGAACAGGAAGCGGGGCACCTTGCCGTGCGCTTCGAGAGCGGCGTCGAAGACGAGGAAGTCCCCGACAACCTGAAGGCCGACATCTTCCGGATCACGCAGGAGGCCATGAACAACGCGATCAGGCATGGCGCGGCCACCGAAATCCGTTTGAGCCTGCGCCGCATCGAGAGCGGCATCCTGCTGACGATTCAAGACAACGGTATCGGCTTCGACACGCAGCCCCTGTTCGCCGACCCGGTGTCGCAATCCGGCCTCGGCCTGATCGGCATGCAGCAGCGGGTCGAGCTCAATGGCGGCAGCTTCTTCATCCAGTCGAGCGTGGGCGACGGCACACTGGTCTCCGCGCTATGGCGCGCATGA
- a CDS encoding response regulator: MSTVHRLLIAEDHHLLRCGLRSMLSALGEYDVVGEAKDGREACQLAISLAPDLVLTDLSMPGMNGIDMVATIKRRLPQIRVVVLTVYKAEEYVREALRVGVDGYVLKDASFDELVAALRAVMQGKRHLSADVYGNVVKSFVNGHEALAPKSTWETLTARERSVLQLVAEGRTNRQVGLYLNLSPKTIEKYRAHLMEKLGVGNVTGLVLAAIGLGLIAPQPDLQNDANIDEPPAYRRVVK, from the coding sequence GTGAGCACCGTACATCGTTTGTTGATTGCGGAGGACCATCATTTGCTCAGGTGTGGTCTGCGATCCATGTTGTCCGCCCTGGGGGAATACGACGTGGTCGGGGAAGCAAAGGACGGAAGGGAGGCGTGCCAGCTCGCCATCTCGCTGGCCCCGGACCTGGTGCTGACCGATCTGTCGATGCCCGGCATGAACGGCATCGATATGGTGGCGACGATCAAGCGCCGCCTGCCGCAGATTCGCGTGGTGGTGCTGACCGTCTACAAGGCGGAAGAGTATGTGAGGGAAGCGCTGCGCGTGGGGGTCGACGGCTATGTCCTGAAGGATGCGTCATTCGACGAGCTGGTGGCTGCGCTGCGCGCGGTCATGCAGGGCAAGCGGCATCTGAGCGCCGATGTCTATGGCAACGTGGTCAAGTCGTTCGTCAATGGCCATGAGGCACTGGCGCCCAAGAGCACCTGGGAAACGCTGACCGCGCGTGAGCGCAGCGTGCTGCAGCTCGTGGCCGAAGGCCGGACCAATAGGCAGGTCGGGCTCTATCTGAACCTCAGTCCCAAGACGATCGAGAAATACCGCGCGCATCTGATGGAAAAGCTCGGCGTCGGCAATGTGACTGGGTTGGTGCTTGCCGCGATCGGCCTGGGCTTGATCGCGCCGCAGCCGGATCTGCAAAACGACGCCAATATCGACGAGCCCCCGGCGTATCGCCGTGTGGTGAAGTGA
- a CDS encoding immunity 8 family protein: protein MHAVVKSIASDEANLDGFRPDDVACFSLNVRIRIGVDGAPGADDFELCVCTPEWLRQTIWEPRWGRHMLIVREYDRSVIEKYIHDYVVECAGADWNAIASKLARVFSWEFEDYQG, encoded by the coding sequence ATGCATGCAGTTGTAAAAAGCATTGCCAGTGATGAGGCTAATCTTGACGGGTTCAGGCCAGATGACGTGGCTTGCTTTTCATTGAATGTTCGCATCCGAATTGGGGTCGACGGGGCCCCAGGGGCAGACGATTTTGAGTTGTGCGTGTGCACTCCGGAATGGCTTCGTCAGACGATATGGGAACCCCGCTGGGGGCGCCACATGCTGATTGTTCGAGAGTACGATAGGTCAGTCATTGAGAAATACATTCACGATTACGTGGTGGAATGCGCGGGTGCTGACTGGAATGCCATCGCAAGCAAGCTCGCGCGAGTTTTTTCGTGGGAGTTTGAGGACTATCAGGGTTGA